TCTGTAATAAATATCCTTCTATATGAAAATATTTATACCCCGAAAAAAATTCTTCTTTAATATCATTTGCCGTTAACTCAACTGCAGCTCCTAAAAAAGTAGCAAACGTTCTTTCAGAATCAGGCGTAACCATTGCTATTGCACAACCTGACTCGTTTTCGCTATTTAAAAGAATTGGAGAAATTCCACTACTTTTTAAATCAGTGCTAAAAAATGTTCCAAATTTATCTACACCAACTTTACCAATAAAGGCAGTTATTACACCAAGCTTTGCTAATCCGTGAATAGTATTTGCAGCACTTCCGCCCGAAGCTATAGTTTGAGGCATATCTTTTATTACCTCCAATACTTTTTGTGATGCCATTTTATCAACCAATTGCATACTTCCCTTAGGATACTCTAAATTACTTAATATCTCATCGTTATGCAACTTAGTCATAATATCTGTAAGTGCATTTCCAATACCAATTACTCCTGACATAAATTATAATTTTAAATTTTTTACAAATGTATTTTTATTTTATAAAAAATCCACTATTTTTGCAATCCCAAATTCCTCAGTAGCTCAGTTGGTCAGAGCACCTGACTGTTAATCAGGGGGTCCTTGGTTCAAGTCCAAGCTGGGGAGCTAGTTAAAAACCTTGTAATTAAAACATTGCAAGGTTTTTTGTTTTTATATAACTCAAATATAATTGCTTTATATATTAAATACAGTATTATAAATATCGGTGATATTATGTCTGATAAATTGTTAATATCTCAAATACCAACTTATTTCATTTTTAATATCTTTGTGTTTATACAATCTATAACTATTGAATATGAGCAAAATAGTAAATATTCTTTTAATCCTTGGATTAGTTTTAATAATCAGCTGTATAAAAAAAGAGGAAACAAATACACCTGAACCTATTTCAATTACAATGAATGCTACAGAGACTGCACTGGTTGGTCAATGGAGCTGGGATAGAACTGAAACATATAATAGCACAAATGGCTTATTGAGTACTATTCAGTATTCAAATGGCGATTACGAAACATATAATAACGGAAATCTTACAGGTACAGAGAATAATAATCCATCTTATTATTATTATAAATTTCTTAATACTTCTTATCAGAAAGAAGGAGTTAGTTTAGAACAAAGATGGTTTGATTTAAAATTAAATGCCAACGGGGATTTATCTGATGGAGCATGGGTTGTAAAAATTAATTATTCAGGTAGTGGTAAAGACTTTATTCAGGTTCCTTTTAACGCATATATTTACACATTATCTACAACTGAGTTAATTACCAGAAATAATACTAATTCTGAATTGTTTGGTACAATAATAAAGTATTATCATAAACTTTAGCATTGGTAATAGTCATCTTCTAATTCAATCAGGGTTTAAAAATTAAAAATGACTCCCGTATTCTTTAACAACCAATTAGAATTCAGAAAATGGTTAGAAAATAATCATGAAAAAGAAAAAGAATTATTGGTTGGATATTACAAAGTTGGTAGTGGTAAACAAAATATGACATGGTCGGAGTCAGTTGATCAGGCAATTTGTTATGGCTGGATAGATGGGGTTCGTAAATCTATCGACAAAAATAGTTATTGCATTAGATTTACACCAAGAAAACCAAAAAGTAACTGGAGTGAAATTAATATTAAAAAAGTAGAAGAATTAACAAAACAGGGACTAATGCACCCATCCGGAATAGCAATTTTTAATATTAGATTGCAAAATCATTCCGGTGTATATAGTTATGAAAACAGACCCGAAATACTTTCAGACGATTTTGAAAAGATATTCAAAGCAAACAAAAAAGCATGGAGTTTTTTTGAATTACAATCATCGTCGTATAAAAAAACTTTTTCACATTGGGTAATGAGCGCAAAACAAGAATCAACAAAAATTAACAGGCTTAATAAATTGATTAAACAAAGTGAATTAAAACAAAAATTGTTTTAAAAATAATAGTATTTTTAAATAAAAATATCAGAGATGAAAATAGAATGGTTAATGAATTATAGCCCTGTATTATTGGCATTCTGTGCTACAATGTTTACATGGTTTATAACAGCATTAGGAGCATCGATGGTCTTTTTCTTTAAAACAATTAACAAAAAAATTCTTAATTCGATGCTGGGATTTGCTGCAGGTGTAATGATAGCAGCAAGTTTCTGGTCGCTTCTTAAACCTGCAATAGAAATGGCAGAGGCAAGCGGAACAATACCATGGCTGCCAGCTTTAGTTGGATTTCTATCTGGCGGTGCATTTTTATTTTTAATAGATAAGCTATTACCTCATTTACATATGGGTTTATCTACAGATAAAGCAGAAGGAATAAAAACAACATGGCAAAGAAGTGTTCTTCTTGTTCTGGCTATCACACTTCATAATATTCCAGAAGGACTCGCGGTAGGTATAGCTTTTGGAGCATTAGCAAATAATCCTGATATAGGATTACTTACTGGTGCAATTGCTCTTACTATTGGTATTGGCTTGCAGAATTTTCCTGAGGGGGCAGCAGTATCTATTCCACTAAGACGAGAAGGTTTTTCAAGATTCAGAGCATTTAATTACGGTCAATTGTCAGGCATTGTTGAGCCTATTGCCGGAGTATTAGGAGCATATTTAGTTTTAACAATAACCCCTATTCTTCCTTATGCACTTTCGTTTGCTGCAGGCGCTATGATATTTGTTGTTGTAGAAGAGTTAATTCCCGAATCGCAATCAGGTAACGAAACTGACTTATCTACAATTGGCGCAATGTTAGGTTTTGCAACTATGATGTTACTTGATGTTTCATTAGGTTAACAAATCAAGTTGCTAGCTGAAATTCTTTCTCTAACATTTTACACAATACCTTAACTCTTTTTCAATAATTTCATTTATTTTGTCAGCCAAAGTATAAATCATAAAATGCCCTCCTCCTTCAATTTTATAATCAGGCTTAACAAATCTTAAAGGTAACATTTTATCTTTAGTACCATGTATGTGAATTATTTCCGAATTAGCGGCTTCAATTTTCCATGAAATTAGAGCATTCATTGCCCACTTCATAAACAAAGAATCCGAATCATTTAAAATCTCTGTAAGAAGTTTTCTCTCTTCATCGTTTGATGTACCAAACAAATCAAATAAAACCTTATTAGGTTTATTAAATAATTTTGCCGGAATAATTTTCTGTATTTTAAGTTTACCTGCAAATCTTAAATAATCGGGTATTTCATTTCTACTTTGCAGGCTTGAAATAACAATAGATTTAATTGGTTTTGTAAACGTTGTTAATTCATTAACAATAATTCCTCCAAAAGAAAGTCCAATTAAAATAAAAGGATTGGCAATGTCAATTTGATCAGATAGCCTTCGCACATAACTGCTTAATGACTCACACTTTTCTGGTGAAATCCATTTTATATGCTTTATTTTAAAACTATCCGGAAAAACTAATTTCCGAAATGCCCTTTCATCGGCTCCAAGACCGCTTATCAGATATATTGTTATTTCCTTATTCAAGTTCATCACAATTATACCTGAAACCTCAATACTGTTTTAAGTTTATCTGGACTTACCTTTCTGGCATCCGACAAATAAATTTCTCGATGAATTTTGCATTTTCTTTTTAACAATTGTTCCTGAGCAAATAATTCCATTTTTTTAAAGCTTTCTGGTTCACTATCATAACTTCCACAATGCAACATCTGCACACATTTTCCTTCTTCAATAATTTCGAAATTTACTTTATTAAGCAACACATTAGGTTTCTTTTTTTTGGTTCTTTCAATAATTTCATTTGCAAAATCAGCATTCACAAAATCGGGTTGCCTCATCATTAAGGTAAAAACTAATGTGTTTTTATCAATAATACCATTAAAGTTATTCTTTGCCTCTTCGTCAATATCCCATACGCCCTCTAAAGGATAAACAGTATAATCAAAATAATTCTTTGGTTCAATATTTTGTTTCTGGCTCATTTTAATTCCATACGAAAGCGAATATAAGACTCCTATGTATTCTGCAAAAAAATCATCATTCGGATTTCCTTTGCCTTTTATTGTATAAAATTTAAATTCTGGAATAGTAATAATTTCTGGTTTGTTTTTCGGAAGATAAAATTCTTTTTCTTTTTTTTTCCATTCATGTTTCATATAGTAATCTGTTATTTATAGCTTATAATTTTACAAATTTTGTATAAACACTTTGTTTCTGACTATTTATTTTAATAACATAAACTCCGCTTTTAAATAAGGACACATTTAATTCAGTATTTGCTTCGTTAATTTCTATACTTTGTAACAATTTACTATTTATATCGAAAACTTCAACAGTTTTTTTATTAATTGTAATATCAGTATTAATATATAATTTATCAGTTGCCGGATTAGGGTAAATTGTTAAATTAAAATCTGCTTCATGTTCAGTTATTCCCATTACAGGATTTACTTTTAATATCCAGCCATCAGCACTTCCATGATTTAATGTAACATCAAAATTAGTTGAATATGTAAAACCAGTAACAACAAAAAGATTTGCAGATTCTTCAAAAACATTGAAACTTTCATCCTGTCCCGAACCACCACAACATCTTTGTCCTAGTAACACACCTGAGGAATTAACTCTTGCAACCCAAATATCAGGATCAAAAAAACTTCCTGTATGAAAACCTGACACATCGCCATTATTTGAAGCAGTTAATCCACACATAACAAAGCCACCATCAGATGTTCTTGTTAATCCGTTTGCCTGATCATCATTATCACCTCCATAACATTTTGCCCAATTAAGTGTTCCGTCAGTATTAAGTTTTAATAACCAAAAATCGTCAGTCCCCTGTGAACCATGGTGTCCTGTAATATTCCCATTATTATGACTACTTGTATAACCCAATACTGAGTATGTTCCATCAGTTAGCTGAACAATTGCATTTCCTTCTTCTGTTCCCGAACCTCCGTAACATTTTACCCAATCAATTTGAAGTGTTGAATTAAGCTTTGCAATAAGCATATCAGAACCACTATTGTAACCTGTAACATCACCGTCATTTGAATAAGTTCTGCCTGTTAAAACACAACCCTGATCGGAAGTTAAGTACATATTTATTCCTTCATCAGTGTTTGTACCGCCTACACATTTTTGATATAACAATGTGCCTGTATTGCTGATTTTGATTGCCCAAAAATCATTATAACCTGTGCCATGATTACCACTTACATCACCATCATTTGAATACGTTGTTCCTGCAATATAAAACTCTTCGGAGGTAGTCATTGCAATAGCTTTTCCTTCATCATCATTTGTTCCTCCGTAACATTTATTCCAAATCAAAGTTCCTGCTGAATTTAATTTTAAAACCCAAAAATCACTGTAATAATTTGCACCATGATGACCTGTAACATCTCCATCATTAGAATCTGCCCATCCAGCAACCATAAAGCCTCCATCAGATGTTTGTATTATATCATAACCTTGCTCATCGCTTGTACCACCATACAATTTTGACCATACTATAGTTCCTGCCGAATTTGTTTTTGCAACCCATAAATCATTTTCTCCATGATTAGAACTAACATCACCATCATTAGATTTAGAAAACCCTACAAATGCATAACCACCATCTGTTGTTTTAATTGTTTTACAGGCATATTCATGATCAGTTCCACCATAGGTTTTTTGCCAATACAGTTGTGCATTAATATTGTTAAAAACAAATACCATTAAAATAAAAAAGTATAATTTTTTCATATATTAATTAATTAGTTACACAAAAATATAATAAAGTAGCAATTTAATGACAATTAGTTTAATAAAAAAAAAAACCATTTTCAACCAATAGTAACTTTTAATATACATTCTGGATAAAACGACATATGAATTCAACTAAATAATAATGTGCCCAATATTTTCAAACAAACAAACATGAATTTTACTTACATATACGTCTAATATTCATACTAATACAAACATTAAGTGATTTTATATCTGTACAACATATATAAAATACTTACATCTCATTTATAATTTGATGAGCAAAATATCCCATTAATATATTTTTTCGCAGCTTTGGTAGATTACATTTTTTAATACTTCTTTTCTATATTAATTTTAAATAAAATTAAAAAATATGAAACTTATATTTGTTATTACAATATTTCTCAGCATCCAGATAATCCTATTTGGGCAAAACACTAAAAGAGAATATTCTACTACCAGAACATCTGTTATACCAAAAATTGATGGAATTCTTGATGATATTTGTTGGCAGAAAGCTTTTTCAGCAGAAAATCTGCAACAATTGAGACCTATTGAAGGTGCAAATGCAACAATGAGTACAGTTGTTAAGGTTTTGTATGACAATAATGCCATTTATGTTTATGCGATGATGTATGACCCTTCTCCTGATAGCATTAAAAATGAATTGGGTGCAAGAGATAATATGAGTGTAAATGCGGACGCATTTTATATTGGATTTATACCATATAATCGTTTGGATGCATATGTTTTTGGACTTACCGCATCAGGTATTCAATGCGACGTAAGAGATTCCGATCCGACTTATGATGCAGTGTGGGAAAGTGCCGTAAAAATAAATGATAAAGGCTGGGCTGCTGAAATGAAGATTCCATATTCTGCAATTCGCTTTCCCTCAGAAGAAAAACAATCATGGGGATTTCAATTTACACGTGACATAAAACGTAACGGAGAATATGATCAGTGGGCACTTACTCCGCCTACATTATCAAATTCCAGACTAAACTGGGGAACAATTAACAATTTAGAAAATATTAAAGCACCATTGAGACTTTCTTTAACGCCATTCATTTCCGGTTATTATGAAAACGTTCCTCAGTTTTATGGCAATGATGTAAAATATAACAATACATACTCATATAACTTTGGTGCCGATCTTAAATATGGAATAGATGAAAAATTTACTCTGGACTTAACACTTATGCCAGATTTTAATCAGGTTCAGTCTGATAACAAAGTTAAAAACCTTGGTTATAACGAAATTACATATAATGAAAATCGCCCTTTCTTTAAAGAAGGCACTGAACTTTTTACTAAAAATGCTTTATTCTACTCAAGAAGAATCGGACAGACACCGTCAGGGTATTATGCAGCACAATACAATTTACAGGAAAACGAAATGCTGAAAGCAAATCCATCAAAAACTAGATTATTGAACGCTGTTAAAATATCAGGCAGAAATAATAATGGAGTTGGAATAGGATTCTTTAATGCTATTACCGATAATACTTTTGCTATTGCAGAAGATTCAACAGGAAACATAAGAAAAATATTAACAGAACCTTTAACAAATTACAACATACTTGTTTTTGATCAACAGTTAAAAAATAATTCTTCTTTTTATCTTATTAACACAAATGTTATAAGAGCAAAAGATTATCCGGCAGCAAATGTTACTGGAAGCGGCTTTACATTCAATAACAAGAAAAACACATATGCAATTGATGGTAGTGTAGCGCTTAGTCAGATTTTTTCGAAGCAGGATTCAACACCTGATATGTTTAACGATAAAATGGGGTACAGATATTTTATAGGTGCAAGAAAGTCGAGTGGAAATATTTTATTTGGCATTTCCCACACAATGATTAATAAATCTTACGATTCTCGCGATATGGGGTATTTTGTTATCGGAAACAGAGCAATAGAAAGATTTTATTTTAATTATAACATTTATAAACCAAATAATCTCTTTCAGAATTCATATAATTCCATTTCTATGGATTATGGCACAAATCCCGTTACCGGCAAAATGATTACTTCTCAGGTAAATGTTAATTTATATTTTACACTTCTTGATTTTAGTAATTTTAATATCGGCGCAAATTGTGCTCCTTTTAGTGTTTATGATTATTATGAACCAAGAGTAGCTGGAAGATATTCCAAAACTTTCAGATATTATTATGCCTATGCCGACTTTAATACAGATACAAGAAAAGCACTTGCACTTGAATTCCATCTTGAAGGTGGGGATTTTTTAGAAAATTTCAGAGGTGTTGGATTTGGTAACCAAACCGGAATAAGATACAGATTTAATAACAGGCTTCAGGCTAAATATATTTTCAATTATAATAACGATTCTTACAATATTGGCTTTGCAGATATTTATAACGATCAAATAATATATGGTGGAAGAAAACTTATTACTTTTATAAACAGTTTAAGCTGCCAGTATCTGTTTACAAAAGACATGAACATTTCTGTTACTGCCCGTCACTATTGGAATACAGGAGAATATAAAAAATACTATTCCTTATTGGAAAATGGAGGTATTTCTGAAACATCAGATTATTCCGGAAATAATAACTTTAACTTTAATTTATTTAACATTGATTTAATTTATAGCTGGCAATTTGCTCCAGGAAGCACTATGTCTGTTGTATATAAAAATGCTATCGAATCTGAAACAGGCGAAATAATACACAATTATTCCAGTAATTTTAAAAACACATTTGATTCTCCCCAAACAAATAGTCTTTCATTAAAAATATTGTATTATTTAGATTATCAATATCTGAACAAATTAAAAAAGGAAGCCTAGAACTTAAAACAGAAAAAGGAAACTACTACTTGTCAAAATAAATTAATATACCTTGTAAAAATCATAAAAACTCTGAAATAAAATTTTCTTTTAATTTAAGCTTGATTTTCAAAAAGATAAAAATTACATTTACATTTGAAATTCAATTTACTAACTTAAATTATTTACCTATGAAGAAAAATTTTATTCTTTTAATTGTTCTTGCTTTTATAACTACAAACACATTTTCCCAGAAGCTCGATAAATTCGGTGCTGACTTGGGAAAGAAAAGTGTAATGGGAAAAGAAGTAAGACTTCCGTACACAGATATTATCAGTTATTACGGATACATTGCTAAAGGCGCAACACCAGATGAAACAAAAGATGGCAAAAAGTATTATTATCTCTATTTATGGGTTTCAGTAGCAGCACCAGAAATTGGAGTAAGAATGATTTCTCCGGTTCCTGCTAAAATGATTCCCGAAGAAGGTGATTTTAAAAGTGCTGATTACGATAAAAACACAAGCGATGTGTCTAATTATTTTGACACATGGATTTCTCTTGAGAAAGCATCGGGAATTACCTCTATTGATGACATTTCAAGCAAAATAAGCGGTGCAAAATGGAACCTTTTTGACCAGAATGATGACAGTGGCGAAATGCCAGCTCAACCATCTGGAAGTAAGTACAATTCATTAATGCGTATTACCAGTAGTACAGCAGATCCATTAAAATCTCTTACAATTGGTCTTTACAGAATTGGTTTTACTACTTACAAAACCGGTGAAGTGCAAGGTAGTTTCTTAGCACAAATCGGAGCACCTGTAAAAATTCCCGGAATAATGATTGCAAAAGATGTTCAAACCCTTGTAAAAATGCTAACCGAAAAGAAATAACAATAAATACATTATTTAAAAAGCCATCCGCATTGGATGGCTTTTTTGTTTTATTTCCTTGCCCTAATAATAAGACTATGATTTATTGTTTTTAATAATCTTAACAGACTCTTTTTTATTATTTAAAGAATTGATTACAGTAATAATATATATCCCATTTCTGAAATTTGTTATATCCACTTTATTTCTTTTATCAAATATTTTTCCCTGACTTACAATTAAACCATTTAAGTTTGCCATTTGATACGTAAAAACTCCTGATTTCTGCAGATCAATATTAATATAATCCTGTGCTGGATTAGGGTACACACTTTCAATTATTTCCATTTCTTCCTTATCAAAAGTCAATTCTAAATTATCATTTATTTTGCTAACATAACCAGAAATAATAGTATCAGGGATAATATTATTAACGATAACACCGTACAGTTTTTTCATCTCATCTTTGTAAGGATGAAGCCTGATAATTGTTGTATCGCTACTCATGTAAGCTATTAGCTTTTTATAATTCCCTTTTCTGACTTCATTCTCAACAGAACACATCTGCGACCAGGAACTATTAAGTCCATAAATTAGGCTATCAGAAATTTTAACAGCATAAATGTAATAATAGCCTTCTTTTATTTTTTCACTGAAATAAAAGAGCCCCCTGTATTTTGATACTGAACCATAAAACAAAGTATCGCCAGTATTATTTGTTATGAGATTAAAATTTTTATTTGAAGTTATAGTTAAATGCAAGCTGTCTTTTTCCCTTTTTATTATCAGCTCATTTCCTAATATTTTTGTAAGTTCTTTGTTTTTCTTTGGAAACGGAGAATCATAAGTTGTTTCTGCATTGTCGCATGAATTAAAAATCACAATTAATGCAAAGTTGCATAATATCCAGATTGTTTTCATAATTTTAAAATTAGAGGATTTATACTAAACAAAAAGCAATTAATTGTTTTCATTTAATAAAAATACTTCAAAAAAGTAACCTTAATAAAGGAAGTATTTTTCTCTTTATTAAATATTGAAAAAAATATTTTTTATGTGCAACTTTAATTACTGCCCCTCACAATATTTCTTTATCTCATCGCTTTGTGAAAAACCGCTCATTTCTTGATATATTTTAAAATCTGAACATGCCCCATCCTTGTCAAAAATGGCTTTCTTTGAATATGCTCTACTTAAATAATACATGTAAAATTTGGGTTTTAATTCAATCGCTTTATTAAAATCATCGACTGATTCTTTTAATTTTCCAATTTTATAATATGAATAACCTCTTATATTATAATAATTATCGTTTTTTGAGTTCAATTCAATTGCCGAACTATAATTCTTAATTGCTCCTATATAATCCTGAGTTGCAAATTTCTTAAATCCACTATCAGCATATTGTTCGGCAGTTTGAGCATAACTATTTTTAGTTGTTAAACAAAATAAAAATGTAAAAAAAATAAGAAATAAGAACTTTTTCATTTTGCAAACACTTAAATTACTGAATAACAAATATAATTTTTTTAATTAATATTATATCTGGTTTATAGATGAAAATTCTGCTTTCATAGATTGTATTTGCTTTTTATAAGTAAATATGGTTATTTCGTATAAAATATTAATTAAATGAAAAAAAATATAATTATTCTATCGCATCTAATATTTTGGCTCATAGTTATTTCTGTTGGGCTTTTTCCAGTAATTACTGTTGAAGATCCGGTTAAGGTTCACAGAGCTCTGGTCGATGAGGCATTCCTAAATCCAATGGTTGCAATTATATTTTATATTTTTTATTTATGGGTTGCTCCAAAAACTCTTTCTAGAAAAAAAATAGGTCTTTTTATGTTAGTGTTTTTTGTAACTGTAACACTGTACACAACATTAATTATGCAATTTTACCCTAAATTATTATATAGTATAATTTCTCCTCCTGAAAAGCCAATTTCAATGATAAGATGGTATGCATCATCATTTACTTTACATTTTATGTATGCATTATGGGGCACAATGTTTCGCTTTACTATAGATTGGTTTGAAAGCAACCAGAAACAAAAGGAATTGGAAAAACAAAATATCACAGGAGAACTTGCATTATTGCGATCACAAATTAACCCACACTTTCTTTTCAACACTTTAAATAATATTAATTCATTTGTTAATCGTGATCCAGAAGTTACCTCCTCGGGTATAATTAAGCTTTCTGAAATTATGCGTTACATGCTATATGATGCAGATGTAAATAAAGTTTTACTCGATAAAGAAATTTCATATATTAAAAGTTATATCGATTTACAAAAACTAAGATTAAAAGATCCAAATTTCGTAACTTTTAATATTGATGGTATAACTGAAGGTATGACTATCCCTCCATTATTATTAGTTCCATTTATCGAGAATGCATTTAAGCATGGGAAAAAAAATATTGAAAGTCCGGGAATTATTATTTCTTTAAAAGTCACAGGTAATATTCTGTATTTTGTTTGTAAAAATCATATTCTTTCTGCTGATGATAACAAGCAGGAACAAGGAGGTTTTGGACTTAAAAACATTAAACGAAGGTTAGATTTATTATATGGAAAAAATTATAGTTTAGATATTCTTTCAGAAAACGAAGTTTTTATTGTCAAATTAACAATCAGAGATTATGAAAATCAGATGTATAGCGATTGACGATGAACCACCTGCACTTGTGCAGATGGAAGAATTCATTTCCAGGGTACCATTTCTGGAGCTTATTCACACTTTTGATAATGGTATTTCTGCTATCGAATTTCTAAAAGAAACAGAAATAGATTTAATTTTTCTTGATATAGAAATGGAAGGTTTTACGGGTATTCAAATGCTTAAGGTAATTAAAAACAAGCCATTTGTAATTTTAACTACCGCCTATGACCAGTATGCCATTCAGGCATTCGACCTTGATGTAACCGATTACCTTTTGAAACCAATTTCATTTGAAAGATTTTACAAATCAGTTGAGAAAGTATATGATATTATTAATGAGAAGAAACAGCCTGCAACTTCAGTTACTCAGGCAATTTCCAATGAAGAGAAAAATTACATTTTTGTAAAAACAGAGTACAGAATGCAAAGGGTTGACTTTAAAGATATACTTTACATTGAAGG
The window above is part of the Bacteroidia bacterium genome. Proteins encoded here:
- a CDS encoding ZIP family metal transporter, giving the protein MKIEWLMNYSPVLLAFCATMFTWFITALGASMVFFFKTINKKILNSMLGFAAGVMIAASFWSLLKPAIEMAEASGTIPWLPALVGFLSGGAFLFLIDKLLPHLHMGLSTDKAEGIKTTWQRSVLLVLAITLHNIPEGLAVGIAFGALANNPDIGLLTGAIALTIGIGLQNFPEGAAVSIPLRREGFSRFRAFNYGQLSGIVEPIAGVLGAYLVLTITPILPYALSFAAGAMIFVVVEELIPESQSGNETDLSTIGAMLGFATMMLLDVSLG
- a CDS encoding carbohydrate binding family 9 domain-containing protein, translating into MKLIFVITIFLSIQIILFGQNTKREYSTTRTSVIPKIDGILDDICWQKAFSAENLQQLRPIEGANATMSTVVKVLYDNNAIYVYAMMYDPSPDSIKNELGARDNMSVNADAFYIGFIPYNRLDAYVFGLTASGIQCDVRDSDPTYDAVWESAVKINDKGWAAEMKIPYSAIRFPSEEKQSWGFQFTRDIKRNGEYDQWALTPPTLSNSRLNWGTINNLENIKAPLRLSLTPFISGYYENVPQFYGNDVKYNNTYSYNFGADLKYGIDEKFTLDLTLMPDFNQVQSDNKVKNLGYNEITYNENRPFFKEGTELFTKNALFYSRRIGQTPSGYYAAQYNLQENEMLKANPSKTRLLNAVKISGRNNNGVGIGFFNAITDNTFAIAEDSTGNIRKILTEPLTNYNILVFDQQLKNNSSFYLINTNVIRAKDYPAANVTGSGFTFNNKKNTYAIDGSVALSQIFSKQDSTPDMFNDKMGYRYFIGARKSSGNILFGISHTMINKSYDSRDMGYFVIGNRAIERFYFNYNIYKPNNLFQNSYNSISMDYGTNPVTGKMITSQVNVNLYFTLLDFSNFNIGANCAPFSVYDYYEPRVAGRYSKTFRYYYAYADFNTDTRKALALEFHLEGGDFLENFRGVGFGNQTGIRYRFNNRLQAKYIFNYNNDSYNIGFADIYNDQIIYGGRKLITFINSLSCQYLFTKDMNISVTARHYWNTGEYKKYYSLLENGGISETSDYSGNNNFNFNLFNIDLIYSWQFAPGSTMSVVYKNAIESETGEIIHNYSSNFKNTFDSPQTNSLSLKILYYLDYQYLNKLKKEA
- a CDS encoding YdeI/OmpD-associated family protein; protein product: MTPVFFNNQLEFRKWLENNHEKEKELLVGYYKVGSGKQNMTWSESVDQAICYGWIDGVRKSIDKNSYCIRFTPRKPKSNWSEINIKKVEELTKQGLMHPSGIAIFNIRLQNHSGVYSYENRPEILSDDFEKIFKANKKAWSFFELQSSSYKKTFSHWVMSAKQESTKINRLNKLIKQSELKQKLF
- a CDS encoding alpha/beta hydrolase; the protein is MNKEITIYLISGLGADERAFRKLVFPDSFKIKHIKWISPEKCESLSSYVRRLSDQIDIANPFILIGLSFGGIIVNELTTFTKPIKSIVISSLQSRNEIPDYLRFAGKLKIQKIIPAKLFNKPNKVLFDLFGTSNDEERKLLTEILNDSDSLFMKWAMNALISWKIEAANSEIIHIHGTKDKMLPLRFVKPDYKIEGGGHFMIYTLADKINEIIEKELRYCVKC
- a CDS encoding T9SS type A sorting domain-containing protein; its protein translation is MKTIWILCNFALIVIFNSCDNAETTYDSPFPKKNKELTKILGNELIIKREKDSLHLTITSNKNFNLITNNTGDTLFYGSVSKYRGLFYFSEKIKEGYYYIYAVKISDSLIYGLNSSWSQMCSVENEVRKGNYKKLIAYMSSDTTIIRLHPYKDEMKKLYGVIVNNIIPDTIISGYVSKINDNLELTFDKEEMEIIESVYPNPAQDYINIDLQKSGVFTYQMANLNGLIVSQGKIFDKRNKVDITNFRNGIYIITVINSLNNKKESVKIIKNNKS
- a CDS encoding GyrI-like domain-containing protein; its protein translation is MKHEWKKKEKEFYLPKNKPEIITIPEFKFYTIKGKGNPNDDFFAEYIGVLYSLSYGIKMSQKQNIEPKNYFDYTVYPLEGVWDIDEEAKNNFNGIIDKNTLVFTLMMRQPDFVNADFANEIIERTKKKKPNVLLNKVNFEIIEEGKCVQMLHCGSYDSEPESFKKMELFAQEQLLKRKCKIHREIYLSDARKVSPDKLKTVLRFQV
- a CDS encoding T9SS type A sorting domain-containing protein is translated as MKKLYFFILMVFVFNNINAQLYWQKTYGGTDHEYACKTIKTTDGGYAFVGFSKSNDGDVSSNHGENDLWVAKTNSAGTIVWSKLYGGTSDEQGYDIIQTSDGGFMVAGWADSNDGDVTGHHGANYYSDFWVLKLNSAGTLIWNKCYGGTNDDEGKAIAMTTSEEFYIAGTTYSNDGDVSGNHGTGYNDFWAIKISNTGTLLYQKCVGGTNTDEGINMYLTSDQGCVLTGRTYSNDGDVTGYNSGSDMLIAKLNSTLQIDWVKCYGGSGTEEGNAIVQLTDGTYSVLGYTSSHNNGNITGHHGSQGTDDFWLLKLNTDGTLNWAKCYGGDNDDQANGLTRTSDGGFVMCGLTASNNGDVSGFHTGSFFDPDIWVARVNSSGVLLGQRCCGGSGQDESFNVFEESANLFVVTGFTYSTNFDVTLNHGSADGWILKVNPVMGITEHEADFNLTIYPNPATDKLYINTDITINKKTVEVFDINSKLLQSIEINEANTELNVSLFKSGVYVIKINSQKQSVYTKFVKL
- a CDS encoding tetratricopeptide repeat protein, whose protein sequence is MKKFLFLIFFTFLFCLTTKNSYAQTAEQYADSGFKKFATQDYIGAIKNYSSAIELNSKNDNYYNIRGYSYYKIGKLKESVDDFNKAIELKPKFYMYYLSRAYSKKAIFDKDGACSDFKIYQEMSGFSQSDEIKKYCEGQ